A region from the Bactrocera dorsalis isolate Fly_Bdor chromosome 1, ASM2337382v1, whole genome shotgun sequence genome encodes:
- the LOC125775597 gene encoding uncharacterized protein LOC125775597 encodes MIVKIPGCTEVSAEDVGEWMACDTSDPGFQILNDDEIVVSVREDVEVEVEEELSADVEVDAGPSASEAFAGLETALKWMERQPECDHLQLLTVKRMLDLDARKRLKTAEQLTLTEMFKKQ; translated from the coding sequence atgattGTAAAAATTCCTGGTTGTACAGAAGTAAGTGCTGAAGATGTAGGagagtggatggcttgtgacacgtctgaccctggttttcaaattctcaatgacgatgaaattgttgtaagtgtgagagaagatgttgaagtggaagtggaagaagaactttctgctgatgttgaagtagacgctggaccatcagctagtgaagcatttgccggcctcgagactgctttgaagtggatggaGCGTCAGCCCGAGTGTGACCACTTGCAACTGCTCACCGTCAAGCGAATGCTTGACCTGGATGCCCGAAAACGGTTGAAGACCGCAGAACAGCTTACAttgacggagatgtttaaaaaacaatga